Proteins from a genomic interval of Shewanella seohaensis:
- a CDS encoding monovalent cation:proton antiporter-2 (CPA2) family protein — translation MEESSLLTSVLLFLLAAVIFVPLGKRFGAGPILSYLAAGVILGPGGMALVSDPAAVLHFAELGVVLMLFVLGLELNPSKLWELRSAIFGLGSGQLLLSWAAIGGLAWGFGLSVEAALVVGAALSLSSTAFAVQLMSEHRLLTTPLGRDAFGVLLMQDLAVIPMLLLTAYLAPNSAQIEHHAVPWYWTCVALVGFVLVGKYLLPRLLKLVASSGVREVLTAFALLLVMGSAELMEWLGLSAGMGAFLAGIMLANSSYRHQLETDIEPFKGLLLGLFFMAVGMSMDLKLFLTDPLLILAILLGMLLIKTLVLMLLGRLRHHTWRPSIALGLILAEGGEFAFVLLSQAQLSSIVDDKIAQILVLAIGLSMAVTPMIFTLFRATKPKVVDTRLPDTINVTESEVVIAGFGRVGQITGRILASSGIPFVALDKDASHVDVIRKYGGEVYFGDARRLDMLMSAGIARSRLLLLAVDNVEDSIEIALQVKTHFPHINIVARARDRNHAYRLMSLGVTDVFRETFGSALSASEKILQGLGLSQVQANERVKIFAEHDKKLVIASAAHQHDLTKLIDLSTKGKAELESLMRGDRENVS, via the coding sequence ATGGAAGAGTCGAGTCTGCTCACTTCTGTACTGTTATTTTTATTGGCCGCGGTGATTTTTGTACCCTTGGGCAAACGTTTTGGCGCAGGACCGATTCTGTCTTATCTCGCTGCCGGGGTGATTTTAGGGCCTGGCGGCATGGCGCTGGTGTCTGATCCCGCTGCCGTGCTGCATTTTGCCGAGCTGGGTGTGGTATTGATGCTGTTTGTGCTCGGGCTTGAACTCAACCCGAGCAAGTTATGGGAGCTGCGCAGCGCCATCTTTGGTCTCGGCAGTGGTCAGTTACTCCTTTCTTGGGCGGCAATTGGCGGTTTAGCTTGGGGATTTGGCTTATCCGTTGAGGCAGCATTAGTGGTGGGCGCGGCGTTATCCTTGTCATCGACGGCTTTTGCGGTGCAGTTGATGAGTGAACATAGACTGCTGACCACCCCGCTGGGCCGCGATGCCTTTGGGGTGTTGTTGATGCAAGATCTCGCAGTGATCCCCATGTTGCTATTAACCGCTTACCTTGCGCCTAATTCGGCCCAGATTGAGCACCATGCGGTGCCTTGGTATTGGACTTGTGTGGCATTAGTGGGCTTTGTGTTGGTGGGCAAATATCTGTTGCCGCGGTTACTTAAACTTGTTGCCAGTAGCGGGGTTCGTGAGGTGTTAACCGCCTTTGCATTATTGCTGGTGATGGGCAGCGCCGAATTGATGGAGTGGCTGGGGCTATCGGCGGGTATGGGGGCGTTTTTAGCCGGAATTATGCTGGCGAACTCCAGCTACCGACATCAGCTCGAAACCGATATCGAACCTTTTAAGGGCTTACTGCTTGGACTGTTTTTTATGGCGGTCGGCATGAGTATGGATCTCAAGCTGTTTTTAACCGATCCTTTACTTATCCTCGCGATTTTGCTGGGCATGTTACTGATTAAGACTCTCGTGCTGATGCTGCTTGGACGTTTACGACACCATACATGGCGCCCGAGTATTGCCCTAGGGCTTATCTTGGCCGAGGGCGGTGAGTTTGCCTTTGTGCTGCTGTCGCAGGCGCAATTATCCAGCATAGTGGATGATAAAATCGCCCAAATCTTAGTGCTCGCCATTGGTTTATCCATGGCAGTCACACCGATGATTTTCACGCTATTTAGAGCCACTAAACCTAAGGTGGTGGATACTCGTTTGCCCGATACCATTAATGTGACTGAGTCTGAGGTGGTGATCGCCGGATTTGGGCGGGTAGGGCAGATCACTGGGCGGATTTTAGCGTCATCGGGCATTCCGTTTGTGGCCTTAGATAAGGATGCCAGCCATGTGGATGTGATCCGCAAATACGGCGGTGAGGTCTATTTTGGTGATGCCAGACGTTTAGATATGTTGATGTCGGCCGGGATTGCGCGCTCGCGCTTGTTGCTGCTGGCCGTTGATAATGTTGAGGATTCGATTGAAATTGCCCTGCAGGTGAAAACCCATTTCCCCCATATCAATATTGTCGCTCGGGCGCGGGACCGTAACCACGCGTATCGATTAATGAGCCTTGGGGTGACCGATGTGTTCCGTGAAACCTTTGGTTCGGCTTTGTCTGCCAGTGAGAAGATTTTGCAGGGCTTAGGCTTATCACAGGTACAAGCCAATGAAAGGGTGAAGATTTTTGCCGAGCACGATAAAAAGCTGGTGATCGCCAGTGCTGCCCATCAGCATGATTTAACCAAGCTGATTGATTTATCCACTAAGGGGAAAGCCGAGTTGGAGTCGCTGATGCGTGGTGACCGGGAAAACGTCAGTTAA
- a CDS encoding outer membrane protein assembly factor BamE, producing MINKKQSLTLLSAIALSVSLSACSVFDWLVYKPDIPQGNYMEPQQVEKLRIDMTKEQAEYILGRPVLRDSFADDTWYYVYHYKSGRDASITHKELILHFTGNKLSLVKGDYELSPEFNTPLEQSKLPMASTAESAPLVPAQRPDEKPLVKENQTEAQVQKPIK from the coding sequence ATGATCAATAAAAAGCAAAGTCTTACCCTGCTGAGTGCCATTGCGCTCTCAGTTTCGCTCAGTGCCTGTAGCGTGTTTGATTGGCTGGTCTATAAGCCCGATATTCCGCAAGGCAACTACATGGAGCCGCAACAGGTTGAAAAGTTGCGTATCGACATGACCAAAGAGCAGGCCGAATACATTCTTGGTCGCCCAGTATTGCGTGACAGCTTTGCCGATGACACTTGGTATTATGTTTACCACTATAAGAGTGGCCGTGATGCGAGCATTACCCACAAAGAACTGATCCTGCACTTTACTGGTAACAAATTAAGCTTAGTGAAGGGCGACTATGAATTAAGCCCAGAGTTTAATACGCCGCTTGAACAGAGTAAGTTACCTATGGCCAGCACCGCTGAGTCTGCGCCACTCGTGCCAGCACAGCGCCCAGATGAAAAGCCATTAGTGAAAGAAAATCAAACCGAAGCGCAAGTTCAAAAGCCAATCAAGTAA
- a CDS encoding SAM-dependent methyltransferase: MGTLVCVGTGLQLAGQISVLSRSYIEHADIVFSLLPDGFSQRWLTKLNSNIINLQQFYAQNGEVKNRRDTYEQMVNAILDAVRAGKKTVCALYGHPGVFACVSHMAITRAKAEGFSAKMEPGISAEACLWADLGIDPGNSGHQSFEASQFMFFNHVPDSTTHLLLWQIAIAGEHTLTQFHTSSDRLQILVEQLNQWYPLDHEVVIYEAANLPIQAPRIERLPLANLPQAHLTPVSTLLIPPAKKLEYNYAILAKLGIGPEDLG; encoded by the coding sequence TTGGGAACACTCGTTTGTGTGGGTACGGGGTTACAGCTCGCGGGACAAATTAGCGTATTAAGCCGCAGCTATATTGAACATGCCGATATTGTATTTTCACTCTTACCCGACGGTTTCTCGCAGCGTTGGTTGACGAAGCTCAACTCCAATATCATCAATTTGCAGCAGTTTTATGCGCAAAATGGTGAAGTTAAAAATCGTCGAGACACCTACGAACAAATGGTCAATGCCATTCTAGATGCGGTGAGAGCGGGTAAAAAAACCGTGTGTGCACTCTATGGTCATCCGGGGGTATTTGCCTGTGTATCCCATATGGCGATAACTCGCGCCAAGGCCGAAGGGTTTTCGGCCAAGATGGAGCCGGGGATTTCGGCCGAAGCTTGCCTGTGGGCCGACTTAGGGATTGATCCTGGTAACTCGGGGCATCAAAGCTTTGAAGCCAGCCAGTTTATGTTTTTCAACCATGTGCCCGATTCCACCACCCACTTATTACTCTGGCAAATCGCGATTGCGGGCGAACATACCTTAACCCAATTTCATACCTCGAGTGATAGGTTGCAGATCCTCGTGGAACAGTTGAACCAATGGTACCCGCTCGACCATGAGGTGGTCATATACGAAGCGGCCAATTTGCCAATCCAAGCCCCGCGTATCGAGCGTTTACCCTTAGCGAATTTACCCCAAGCGCACTTAACACCGGTTAGTACGTTGTTAATTCCGCCAGCAAAAAAGCTAGAGTACAACTATGCTATTTTGGCTAAGTTAGGGATCGGTCCCGAAGATTTGGGCTAA
- a CDS encoding RnfH family protein, with product MTNEADKFVVDVIYALPTQQKVISVSVLPGTSAIDIVRQSNMVSFFPEIDLETVKLGVFSNVVKHDQVILPGQRVEIYRPLIADPKDVRRRRADKAKDEGRANKVTGGRVS from the coding sequence GTGACAAATGAAGCAGATAAGTTCGTCGTCGATGTTATTTATGCGCTGCCGACTCAGCAAAAGGTGATTTCGGTTAGCGTATTGCCCGGCACGAGCGCAATTGACATAGTGCGTCAGAGCAATATGGTGAGTTTTTTCCCTGAGATTGATTTAGAAACGGTAAAGCTTGGGGTGTTTAGCAATGTGGTTAAGCATGACCAAGTGATTTTACCGGGGCAGCGAGTGGAGATTTATCGCCCGCTGATTGCCGATCCTAAGGATGTGCGCCGTCGCCGTGCCGATAAGGCCAAGGATGAAGGTCGTGCCAATAAAGTGACCGGTGGACGGGTGTCTTAA
- a CDS encoding type II toxin-antitoxin system RatA family toxin: protein MPQISRSVLVRFSAMQMYDLVNDVESYKEFLPGCVGGKVLEFDGKTMVASVDVSKAGIRKTFTTRNQVVPGKSIELRLENGPFKHLFGQWRFTELTEDACKVEFDLNFEFSSSLVDMAFGKVFNDLMVSMVTAFTSRAKVIYSDK, encoded by the coding sequence ATGCCGCAAATTTCTCGGAGTGTGTTAGTTCGTTTTAGTGCGATGCAAATGTATGATTTAGTCAATGATGTTGAGTCGTACAAAGAGTTTTTACCCGGTTGTGTTGGCGGTAAAGTGCTTGAGTTTGATGGTAAAACCATGGTGGCCTCGGTCGATGTGAGTAAGGCGGGGATCCGTAAGACCTTTACCACGCGCAATCAGGTGGTGCCGGGAAAGAGTATCGAGTTAAGACTTGAAAATGGGCCTTTTAAACACTTATTCGGCCAGTGGCGTTTTACCGAGTTAACGGAAGATGCCTGTAAGGTGGAGTTTGACTTAAATTTCGAGTTTTCCAGCTCATTGGTCGATATGGCTTTTGGTAAAGTGTTTAATGATCTTATGGTGTCAATGGTGACGGCATTTACCAGCCGCGCTAAGGTAATTTACAGTGACAAATGA